A section of the Naumovozyma dairenensis CBS 421 chromosome 5, complete genome genome encodes:
- the MFM1 gene encoding Mfm1p (similar to Saccharomyces cerevisiae LPE10 (YPL060W); ancestral locus Anc_8.522), which yields MLYGYGSSAIKCTIFDSFGNMGIPSKEVKREELVSIQGLLPRDLRKIEKSKGNDLVPSLVTRRKSILISLLTVKALIKPDMVILFDSIGNGITLNSRANNSFIRDMQLRLKNQTDSSGLKQDPLPYEFRALEAIFISALSNLTSEMKVLLTVSQGILQDLENNITRDRLRFLLVQNKKLSIFCKKATLVREMIDDLLEQDDILCSMYLTDNNFGKARTEDDHTEIEMLLETYHNHIDEIVQKSENAISNVKTTEEIINIILDSNRNQLMLLGLRFSLSMLSMGIVLYVGSIYGMNLNNFIEESSYGFASTAILSTLCMIWIYARGIKRLHSLQKMSLLDNTKINKSLLAKLK from the coding sequence ATGCTTTATGGTTATGGGTCCAGCGCTATTAAATGTACCATTTTTGATTCATTCGGTAACATGGGTATCCCCTCTAAAGAAGTGAAAAGGGAAGAGCTTGTTTCTATACAAGGATTGTTGCCTCGAGATTTAAGGAAGATCGAAAAATCTAAAGGCAATGATTTAGTTCCAAGTCTAGTAACGCGAAGGAAAAGTATATTAATTAGTTTGCTAACTGTCAAAGCATTGATTAAACCAGATATGGTCATACTTTTTGATTCGATTGGGAATGGTATTACTTTAAATTCTAGAgcaaataattcttttattagAGATATGCAATtaagattgaaaaatcaaactGATTCATCTGGTTTGAAACAAGATCCTTTACCTTATGAATTTAGAGCTTTAGAAGctattttcatttctgCGTTATCTAATTTGACTAGTGAGATGAAAGTCTTATTGACAGTGAGTCAAGGGATTTTAcaagatttggaaaataatataactAGAGATAGATTAAGGTTTTTATTAGTTCAAAACAAGAAACTTAGTATATTTTGCAAAAAAGCCACGCTAGTTAGAGAAATgattgatgatttattagaacaagatgatatattatgtTCAATGTACTTGacagataataattttggGAAGGCAAGAACAGAAGATGATCATACGGAAATTGAGATGCTTTTAGAAACGTATCATAATCATATAGATgaaattgttcaaaaaaGTGAGAATGCAATTTCAAATGTGAAAACAActgaagaaattataaatatcatTCTGGATTCCAATAGAAATCAATTGATGCTCTTGGGCTTAAGGTTTAGTTTATCCATGTTATCAATGGGTATTGTATTATATGTTGGCTCAATATATGgaatgaatttgaataatttcatCGAAGAAAGTTCATATGGGTTTGCTTCTACAGCTATTCTGAGCACTCTTTGTATGATTTGGATATACGCAAGAGGTATTAAACGTCTTCATAGTTTACAAAAGATGTCGTTATTAGATAATACCAAAATCAACAAATCATTACTTGCTAAGCTCAAATAA